In the Zingiber officinale cultivar Zhangliang chromosome 5A, Zo_v1.1, whole genome shotgun sequence genome, CCTTTGACCAAACCCATAAAAAAAACCCTAACCAAATTCCAAAAGCAAAAGCCTTTACCTGCAAAGAATCGAAGGATCAAAGACAGGGCAAAGAGAGGTTGAAGTataaaaaccctaacagcagagAGGATTCGAAAATAGGTCTAATAATCTGTAGAAGGCTTCCAAATCAATATTAAGCAACATAATAAAAAATCGGAATCAGCGGCGGAAGGAATCAGCTATTAAATGAAGAGGCGGAGGTTATGCTAGCTGCGTACCTGGGAGGAGACGGAGGTTCCTGGCTGTGTGACTAGAAGAGGCGGAGGTTGGAGGCTCGTCGACAATGGGATGAAGGTGAGTGTGTTTGTGGAAGGCGACGACACAGGCGACTTTAGTAATTCGGTAGAAAACAGAGAATGTAAATTATGTTAAGGTAATGTGAGGGGAGGGAATTAATAGCGGGAATGTGAAATTTAGGTGGTGTGTAAGAGAGGGAAATTAATATCAAGTCTTATTTTTAttgtattaatattaatattttgtttaattaatttattttattaaaataattttaaaaaatgcgGAATGTAAATTATGTTAAGGCAATggaaattttgattaaaattttgaaatgggGAGGAAAGTGATAGATTATAAAATTTGACGCGGATTTGATAGTTTCGGTACTATTAAGTTTCGACCCTAAAATGCACAATTTAGATTCTTTTTCAGAGCCGAGAAAAGTATTGGATTATAAAATTTGATGTTGATTCGatagttttattttatattttgggTATTTTGGTTAATTATGGTATTTTGTAGCATAAGGCAACGAGAGAAAGATGAATATATAAAATGGGAATAAGATATTTTGGGATGAAAGTATGAACTAGGGAGTAAATACAAGggtctcattttttattttatttattttttttataaatataaaaaaattaatattatatgaTTTAACCTTGTGCATTGCTTATATTGTAAAAAAACACTTCTTAATTAATGTAAACATAATTGAataccttataaaaaaaataataatttataagagttgatattttaatttatttggcatATTAATCACAagaaccaaaatctcacatatcaTTATTTGTTTAATAACTAAAAACAATCCATTTAAAGAAATCCTCAGCATCGTTCGAATCCAATTTAACAGACCACATGAATCGATTTGGATGTTTACACAGTTTGCAgtagtttcaatttttttttgctttcaaTGCCTTTTAAACCGAACCAACAAAGCAATGATATCTTCTGTTAACTACGGTCTTTGGAGCAACATTCAGATTAACATTGACAATTACTTTTGTCAATATTTAAAGAGTATACACAAATATGAAAcatgcagtggaaaataaaatttttcttgtaGTAGATGATCTTGTTTAGCACCATGGGAAAAATCCAGGTAGATTTTATAGTGTGCATTTAAGTTACAATAATATGCAACAATGTAGTAATTATTCGACAATATTTGATTCCAATTTTCCAAAGCCAAAAATCCATTAATAAAAAGTAATTAAGCTGGTAGTAAGTCACATCATTGAGATTATAGAATATTAAGAATTGTTGCATTATTGAGATTTTACAAAATTCAGACTTAACATATGAGTCAAGTTACTAGTTGCATGATACCAAATAACGGCACTTACCAATTGCTGCAGCATTCTAGTGAAAACCACATGAGAACTTGATAAGCTAGATATTACATTCAAGAATTATGTAAGTGATCGGGCAAAAAATGACAAGCACTTGGAGATTTTCTTGTCACAAATTACAATTTTACTTGCATCTCCAACCAGTAAATAAGCCCACTTATCACTAGCACATGACAGTCGCTTCATTTCCACAATTGAATACTAAAGTACTTTTAAACATCAGAAATCTGATTTCATAAGAAATTAGAAATCAGATTgagaaattaaaaatcaaattcataaaTCAGTTTTAGTAGAACAGAGAAAAAACAAAGTGATCTCTATTATAGTCTAGTTTTAGTAGCAGCCATGAAACCATCAGGAAGGAATTGTAAGGAATTGCAATTGGAAGGAATTATTCTATCATAATATGATAATCATGGTTTTTCAAGCCCATAATCCTACAACGTCCAATATCCACACACTTTGAGATATCAGATGACATACCATCAGGAATATGAATATCTTTCAATACAGAACAAAATATCTTTTTTTCATCTTTACACATAGAGTAACATGCAGGTGGCAACTCTACCATCTAAATGTGCCCGGGGCCATAATTGTTTCATAATACCCAAATTCTTTAAGTCTCTATGTGTTGCATAATTATCTTTGTTCTTGTTGGAATCATCTAAAAGTGTTCCAACAATATTGTcgcaaacatttttttcaatatgcacAGGGTCCAAATTATGTCGGATCAAATTAAATTCCCAGTATGGAAGACTAAAAAATATGCTTCGTTTTCTCCACATTTGTTCAATTGATCCTGTTTTTATTCTCACATTTGGTTTTGATGCATTACTCTTACCAAAAATCACattcttgtttaaggtcatttgTAGAACGTCAGATCCAGACAATGGTGCCATAACTCACGTAGCTCTGGTTTTCTATAACTTGGCATTGTTCGCATTTCTGAATCTGGTGGTAGAAAACGATGATGCCCTCTGAATGACCACTTTTTGCCATGTTTTAGGTACACTGCATCTGTATTATCAGCACAAGTTGGACATGCATTCTTGACATATGTATTCCATCCAGACAAACAACCCAAACCAGGAAAATCACTGACTGTCCAAAGTAATGTAGCCCGCATTTGAAACATTTTTTTGTCATAAGCATCAAATGTGGCAATTCCATTTTCCCATAAATCTTTCAATTCAGTCAATAGGGGGTGCAAATATATATCGATATCATTGCCAGGTGCTTTTGGACCTGCAATAAGGGTGGATAAAATAATAGAATAAGGCTTCATGCATTCCCAAGGTGGCAAATTGTAAGGCATCAGGACAATAGGCCAAGTACTATGTGAAGTGCTttgatttttaaatggattaaacCCATTAGCGGCGAGTCCCAAGCATACGTTTCTAGGATCAGACGCAAATTCATAATGACGTTCATCAAATTCCTTCCATGCTCGAGAATCAGCTGGATGTCTTAGATTTCCATCTGAAACACGTTTTTTGAAATGCCACTACATATTTTCAAACGTCTTAGATGACATGAATAACCGTTGTAATCTTGGTTTCAATGGAAAATACCAAAAAACTTTGGCTGGAATTTTAACCTCGAGACGTTTTTTTCCACCTTTATACGATCTCCTTGatgatttctgcaaatttttccatTTTGGAAGGTTACACACTTTGCAAGCCTGTTCATTCTCATTTTCGCCCCAATAAATCATGCACTCATTTAGACAAGCATGTATTTTTTCATAATGAAGTCCTAAACTAGAAATTAGATTCTTTGCTTCATAAAACGACTTAGGCACTTGAGCTTCAGATGGAAGTACTCGACAAAGGAAATCCAACAATGCTGTAAATGACTTATCACTCCATTTTCCATTCACTTTCAGTTGAAATAACTCAACAAGGAACGACAGTTTAGAAAACTCTGTGCATCCGGTATATAGCTGTTGTTTCCCTTCCTCAATTAGTTGATAGAAATCTTTAACATTAAACTCCATCGGTGTATGACTCGTTGATGCTCTAATGTAATTTTCATTACTTGTAGATCCTTCATGAATTCCAAATGCATCATTCAACATTTCTTGTACCATCGGTTCATGGCTAGTTACTTCAGAAACTTGTTGCACTGAATAATGAAGTTCTTTGTTATCATGATCTTGTACAATTAGTTTTTCTCCATGAAAACTCCAGATGTGATAATCTTGCAAGATACCATTTATCATCAAATGTTCGTGTACTGTCTCACGATCATGACTCAATGAGTTTATGCATTTGCAACAAGGACATAATCTCGTGACTTCTGAAGCCGCATCGCCAAATGCAAAACGTAAAAAATATAGGATTCCCACTCGATACTCAAGACTGCCATGTGGCGCAGCCATCCATTGCTTCTGCATAATTTGATCCTGTTCAATAATGTATAAAAGTTAACACATTAATTCGTATATAAACAGAAGgacttcaaaagaaaaaaaaaatcatatatatgCTAATGGTTTTATGAGAAATCCATAATATTATTCAACTTAGACAACAAAAATGTGAAAGTGAAGCTTAGCATCATAGACACGCGGTAAGAAAACTACAATAATAAACTTGAAAAACAATATGAATAACTTATAGAAAAAGACATTAAATTTAGGGATTCATTGGAAATATTTACAAATCTACCGGCCAACAAAAATTAAACTCTAATCAATTATAATTTTATCACCATTAACATATAAAAACATTGTCACCATACGAAAACTAAACCAAGAAATTACCTAGAGAGACAAAATCAAAGGTAATTTAGGATGTAGATGTCGAAAGATGATGCTAGAGTGCAATTAATTTGATGAGTCGCTAGAATAGAGAGAATCACTGGAACATAGATGGCTGATAGAAAAGAGAAGGTCGCTGGATCAAAGAGGGCCTCCGAAACAGAAAGGTTTTCAAGAATTGTGAAAATAATATGAGATGCGAGCGTGCTTTTTTAATTATTCTTGTGTGTGACCTTTAGAAGCGGTTTAGGACCGCTTCTAAAAACTTCTAGATCGGTTCTCATAGCCACTTCTATAGGTCATATAGAAGCGGTTTGGATCGCTTCTAAAAGAAACCTATCGGATCGGTTCTAATAACCGATTCTATATATGTCCAATAGCAACGGTTTACAAACCGCTTCATAAAAAGATCAATTGAAGTGGTTTTTAGAGCGGTTACCATTGATCGATTCTATTGGGTCTGATTATACAACCACTTTATCAACCGCTGCTAATTTTTCGGTCCTAATGTccaatttttttgtagtgataCTCAGTATTTGTGCATTTCATTTCTTCACTATTATACGAATGCTCATACATTCGTgggacccacctcgagcatcAAGGTACCAGCGACAGGGGCAACCCGGTTGCTGGCTGcaagtagcgttgaccagaggtcATCCGGTGACTTGGTCAGCACAGAAGATAGTTCACTATCCGGGTCATGGAGgtgcggtcaacattccagacacgtcattccggcaggttcgtcttctcagcttcccgacagaaacaaatatatttagtcaaattaatatttgagagcatggatataatcagaagAGGTATACGAACATATAAGAACTAGTTCCATGTAAATTCAAGGTcatttgtgttggtgcaatatcccttaggtcaaggttgactggtttgaccaagcttgagtcttggtcatagtttcgatgtttgacaatacatgtagacacatggataaTGAAGGTGCAGTtattcatatggggagattctgatcaaggactgatcagtgtgaatgaagaagagtcaagtaggtatacctgactggatggaaatcctggtgagtgaagccaggtaaaagtcctagtgagtgaagctaggcagatggaaatcctggtgagtgaagccaggtgaaagtcctagtgagtgaagctaggcagatggaaatcctggtgagtgaagccaggtaaaagtcctagtgagtgaagctaggcagatgaaaatcctggtgggtgaagccaggtgaaagtcctagtgagtgaagctaggcagatggaaatcctggtgagtgaagccaggtgaaagtcctagtgagtgaagctaggcagtatgaaaatcctggtgagtgaagccaggtgaaagacctagtgagtgaagctaggcagattgaaaaccctagtgagtgaagctaggtgaaagtccaagtaggtcaagagagtgaccggatacttggcatgaaagaaaagtccaagtgggtcaaaggcattgaccggacacttggtgagggagtcctagcaggtcaagggagtgactagatgctaggcatgacgtaccaacatgttaagtttgaccggatgttggtttgggagatttgggacttggttttgggcaaaaaccaagctctggatcgatcagtggatcgatccagacctttcccagcgaacagaaagcctctggatcgatcagtggatcgattgggacgctgctgcttcgcgcgataagcgctggatcgatccgtggatcgatccgtggagcataggcgctctggatcgatccgtggatcgatccaaagcctccccgatcgattgggaataatcgaatcgattgggatccgaccgttgcgtcgtatttgagccgcaggcgagcgttgtcttctgaatcacttcacagattcatttcagatcttcaccaactcctccacaactcttctcaagctcgagatcgccagttcttgaaggttcttggaggctcttccaagtcaagaggcggatcaaagcaagaagaagaaactagggttagggtttgtgcactcattgtaagcttgtaagcttgtatttctttactaccatttcttcttcttgtattgagtcttgtagggcttctccgcccttggtagttaccataaaggagagtttcattagtggagggtgcgtgcgttgtgtggatccttggattagtcatcttccttggaggtggataccaagtaaaatccgagtgttagcgtgtttgtatttgtttctttgtacttccgctgcgcatccttaaagaaacaagcaacgccgagcaacgagcacgcgaagagctattcaccccccctctagttacttttcggtcctaacaatttGGTCAATCAGCTGATTTTAGACAAAACTGACTGATGTACTAAATGTCAAATTTACGTTTAAGGGCATAaatataatcaagaaaaataacaaaatacattgaaattagtttcatatcaatctcgCTTGGTCTTTCAattgtttttatttaaaattgattttgatatgaaaaaaaaataaatcagtcgACTGAGACTGATTTCTTTAAAATTCTAACATTTTAGcacataattaaatttattcgATTACTTTAAAATATCAGTCTACTggtaaagataaaataaaaaataaatatataaattaataattttaaaattatcatttaATAATTTAAGAAATTTACCCACATCACATCTTAAATTACAAGTAAAATaatgtaattataattattttcctTCGAGGAAAAATGCACGCATACAGTCTTCTCGCATACAGTGTCATGTAAGTAGATCCACAtacaatttatgtttttattttacaTTTGACTAGACTTTATTACTCGAGGTTTTAAATAGAATAACTTTTATAATATAATAATGTTAGGAAAAACAAACCTTAAGCtacgaagagaaaaaaaaaatatttctttgacatttaatataaaataaaattacatctAACAATCTGACtatacatttattttaaaatttattcttttTACCTTATTTTAAATTCTCCACCTCATTGcgatatataatatatatatatatagaaaaatgtTATGATGGACGACACTTTGTGCGCGACCGTGAGCGATGCGCAGACGTGGCACCGCCAGCTCGATTttactacaaataaaataatccACAAAAGTTACTCTCTCCATTTCTCGCCTTTGTTCAAAATTTCGGCGGCGCTTattaccaaaaataaaattttcctcgccgctctctctctctccctccctgTCCCTCGCTGCTCTCTCCCCCTCGCTCCCGGTCCCCTTCGGCGTCCGTCCTCCGGGCGACCTGACGCTTCCCCGGAAAGTTCAATATTTTTTGTCTGGCTCGCCACTCGCCCCCCCCTTCCCTCGATCCCTCCGTCGAAACTCGTCCCTCGCGCTCCCGACGCGCTCCCGGCCGGAAAGTTGCTCCGGCGTCTTCAATCGCAGGTCTACTGTGAGATCCTACCACCTCACtccaatttaatttcttaatccacacCGTTATTACCTTGTGAAGTCGATATAAAAATAGCTGTAATAATTGTATAAAGATGCACCGCGACTTTGCTCACATTTTAAACCGTTGCATCAACTACTACGACTGATGAAACCGTGCTTGTAGGATATGACTTAGATTGGTCGTGGTAGAAGGTCGGAAGGACTTATGCTACGACCTGGATGGTCGACGGTTCCAACAACCGTCTGCTCTTcggtggactttcattttgctgctacaaggtgtagcagcttcatggggaggaagctgctacaacgtgtagcagttaactgtgcatgaagctgccacaccttgtagcagctaccttaatattttctagcagagattaacgtactcggtacccatagttttcatattgtctttatcaacccgattcaaaaattattcttaaaaaattttTTCACTGCTTCAGCGCCTTTCCTGCTACAGATTGATTGGAATTCTCTCTCCTTCGCTCCCTCCGTCTCCCTCGTCTTCGTCAAAGGTCGTCCGGCTGAACACTTGGGTCCCTGCCGGGAAAGTGAAAGGTCGGCTGCACCAACCGCCTGCTCTCcggtggactttcattttgctgctacaaggtgtagcagcttcatggggaggaagctgttacaacgtgtagcagttaactgtgcatgaagctgccacaccttgtagcagctaacttggttAGTCGGATTTCTAGCCCCGCTATTTTCTAGCATAGATTAACACTACACTTTAGCCATTAACCCTCTATTTTCAGCAACAATGTTGGTTTGTCGGTCTTCTAGCAGGcctattttctagcagagattaaccCAGTAGCAGAGTTTTCATCTTgctaaaaaaaatgtgaaaatgtAAGATGCGATGTTGCACCGGCTTTGCCTTGTTTTTGTGCCACGCGTTGAAGCAGTTACTTCGACTAATAAgcactacacattgtagcagttacctcAACATGTAGCTACCACAACTTGTTGCAGCTAATGCGGTAAGGCCCATTTTTAGTAGCAGTATTGTTGTAATAAGATTAACCCCAAAAATATTTACTGGTCATGTCTTTAATTAAAATTGCTtaatatttgattttaaaatatttcagatGCTTCAGCGCCTTTGATTTTATTTGCTTTGCTGCGACGCGGTGTAGCAGCTACCTCTGCTAATAACTgcaacaccttgtagcagctacatctACATGTAGCTGGCAAAACATGTGCCAGCTAAATTCGTAAGTCCTATTGTTGGTAGCCATGATTTTCTTATTGTACACAGATTATCaacatgaaaataaaattatctccTCTGCCTGAGCTGGTTCGGTTAGTTTTTCAATTATTgtgataatatatatttataatgttcaaatacatttttaccctCATAGATCAAAGTTTTTTACCCTAAACTCGCCGTGTGACAAATATTTCGAAGGAATTTCTTCGATAGTTGTTAGGTGGCCCACAGAGTCTTCATCAATCAACCTCTCTGCTCTGCGACGTTCTTTGTGTCATTCGAAGCTTCGCCTTCATTGTAAGTAATATGTTAGGGTTTATGTTCCAAAGCTTCGGCTACTTGGATATTTTGAATATTTAGGGTTGAGAACCGTCTCCTAGCTGCTAGGGGTTTAATGTTTTTAGGTCGCTCACCAAAGATGGTTTACTTTGAGGGATCAATGAGGttaaaacaaaaatatatatcttTCGTGGTGCAGCTCTTGTCGTTGAACTGCTACAAAATGAAACAACTCGCTTAACCACTACAGTCTCCATTGCCTTCTTACATATGTTGCAGCTACTTGACACTAACTACTACAATGTGTAGAGTACTCATGTTAAGCACAACTAGTCACATTGATATATATAGGAGAGATTATAGAACTTGTAATGTATTAGATTATGGTTACTTATAACAGTCTCAGGTTTCATATTATGTGTAACGACctaccttctacactactactactactctaaaggtggacgttacctaactactactctacttaataggtatgattaaaaaccacatggaaaccctaccaaaaaatttcggcagagtctcccctgtaccagtgaccaaaTTAGAGATACAAACAGTGTATacttagccacaggcggctgtaacatataattacacaaccacgcagtaataaaaacacaataactcaaaggaaactattctagcaatggtaaacaacacaataactcaaaggaaactattctagcaatggtaaacaagtatataactccaacaatagacataacaagctacaagtgcggaatagacccaattacaatctcaacttcatcatagcattaaggagaaaagaaaaaggaaactctaaacaggtaagttttgacaactccttagcaaactcttgatctctccatagtccagccatcacacaccttcatcaccaccaccttgtcgctttcctttcatactttagcttttcctttatctgtagtaggaggaaatgcaaactataagcataaagcttagtgagcgctatctaactcacaaaaactcgatatgcatgtatataaataaaaacatgctaaaactgaatgctaacatataaagctactcatgctcataaatagcaaaggaatcatactaactgaaatactaagcatgtatagctaatcatgctcataaaccaataaaggaaacaTACAAACTAATACCGCATGCTGGAAATaagaagaactaaacttactgattctaaacatatgtgaagcttgtttcacttgtttaatacttatactttaatacttttatacttcaaaataataataaacttctcttgggcccgacattgtaccaatttgcgcgcatccttaataagagtcgaggtagctaatcccgaaactgctaaggtacttctaggcgatcttgttcctaggggcgatctaggagcccacccaatggaccttgtgtccggtacatgccatttaaaagtaaaatacttattttctttttaactattacttccttatacttgttattctttaattctcttataataaaaatgtcttggcatttctttgagcacttgatgtgctactgatcccaattcttaaacttagggattctattaagaccttggtctctctttcttataacttcttataaccctctaaagaatttattagaactctttttcttttttttttccacctACAGGCAGATTCTAaagtttttatagagcaacagaatTCTTTAATCATGTATCGACAGActcaagcaaaggaaagcaaattaaACTTCTTttagcatgctacaataaacataaataaaagaaaagcagAACTGTACTCTCTAAGCATGATACATCAGATATGAATCaagaaaaactgaatttgatttctttaagtctactctaaaataaaactgctcatgttaaactgatcatactcaattattagcaaatggaaaaaattgctcatgctttactaactGCAATGAACAATAACTTCATAAATGGCACGAAAGATACAATCAACAAGCTTGAGGTAAAATCATCAAGGAAATCTAAACCTAAGCTTAAGGTCTGTTCATGTTCATCTAATGGCAAGGGAAATCTACTCGTATACTAAACTGAATGGTTATTATTGTTTAAGAAACCAAAGATATGTGCTTGGAATAAGAGAGCTGTTCTTGCTCCTTGCCGTGGCATCAAGAAATTCAAGCACTAATTCTAATGAGAAACCAATCGGTCTAGTTAAAAACATAGCAAGGAAATCTACTACATGTCTAAGCAGTAATCCTTAATGAGAAACTGAGCAGTCCTGTCAAAACATAGTAAGGTAAAACCTAACTACATATTTAAAACAACTATCCCTTCATGTTATTTGCATAATAACCATACTATACTACATATTCATAACATCTATTTGGATTCTAGAGATTGTATTCTTCACAGATGTGTGTAGATATTGTATTCTTCACAGATTAAGCTTCACAGAAGGATCTTGTTAGTTTTTTAAGGTACACGGCAGGAAAAAAAACTTAGCCATCAATCTAATTGTAACCCCCTTCACCGCTTAACCCTaattgaaactcacggcagcaacttGACAGCAAGCTTCATAGAAAATTCGAAACAAAGGAGCATGCTATGGATGATAAGGAGTGAAATCAAATCCCgaaatcaaaagaaaagaagatcaatgtcgcggaaccactcctactgcaggtgagaagcaactcaccgagcgttattggacttacaaccgagaaggaagcCCTTAGGGTTTGCGGAAAGGTGAAGATTCCAGTGATCCCTTGCGgcaacaccttctcctcgatgaaggggatCAAAATCGGCAAGGTTTGTCGGAAGAAAGCCTTCACCGGCCGCCGGAGAAAGGAAACTTAGCTCCGCCGcctctttcgcccgagcagaagtcgcgacgccgcgcagaagaggagaggaaacGGGATTTAGGGTTCGGGGAAAAGAAATTCGatcctttttaaaactagggtttcgattataaccttagcttatatatttgtcgctaCATATCTGTTTAACATTGACCCCTGGCATAGTTGGTCCattgggctttgctcgaagccacagatctgggcttcgattctcagtcgcgcccctttttctccaatttattttaaacgttccaact is a window encoding:
- the LOC121979745 gene encoding uncharacterized protein LOC121979745; this encodes MTSGQRYLQPATGLPLSLDQIMQKQWMAAPHGSLEYRVGILYFLRFAFGDAASEVTRLCPCCKCINSLSHDRETVHEHLMINGILQDYHIWSFHGEKLIVQDHDNKELHYSVQQVSEVTSHEPMVQEMLNDAFGIHEGSTSNENYIRASTSHTPMEFNVKDFYQLIEEGKQQLYTGCTEFSKLSFLVELFQLKVNGKWSDKSFTALLDFLCRVLPSEAQVPKSFYEAKNLISSLGLHYEKIHACLNECMIYWGENENEQACKVCNLPKWKNLQKSSRRSYKGGKKRLEWHFKKRVSDGNLRHPADSRAWKEFDERHYEFASDPRNVCLGLAANGFNPFKNQSTSHSTWPIVLMPYNLPPWECMKPYSIILSTLIAGPKAPGNDIDIYLHPLLTELKDLWENGIATFDAYDKKMFQMRATLLWTVSDFPGLGCLSGWNTYVKNACPTCADNTDAVYLKHGKKWSFRGHHRFLPPDSEMRTMPSYRKPELRELWHHCLDLTFYK